Proteins encoded in a region of the uncultured Paludibaculum sp. genome:
- a CDS encoding carboxypeptidase regulatory-like domain-containing protein has product MNTLKVSLKTALTAALAAILLSATLLAQFDTATVLGTIRDTSRLPVHGSTVTVTNTQTGVSQTAETNESGDYQFFNLKAGTYTVSAEAKGFKRVTAAQFTVNVNARQRVDLELPVGTVTETVDVTAAAAQLETDTSSRGTVVGNQQIVNLPLNGRAYADLALLVPGVRKSDLANGSTPRDASFNVNGMRSSQNNFVVDGVDNNAYGTSNQGFSNQVVQPSPDAVQEFRVETSNYSAEFGRAGGAIVNVSIKSGSNDYHGSVYEFLRNTSLNATGFIKPVQNQKPVLIQNQYGGAFGGAIKKDKAFFFADFEGYRRVEKTIMFATIPTVDQKNGIFSTTVQNPFTGAVYSPGQLPSAQISKFASTVLGALPAPNLPGLSNNYQSLPTQPTNVDKGDGRYDQYFGSKLTGFVRYSHRLSQQQVPAAIPGLSGGNSNGDVRVLNYQTAGGITYTMSPTSVIEFRIGVGKTEGGKTPWFVGQPSVATQLGLPNYPTDKRFTGGLYPQSISGYAQLGVQGSNPQFQNPFLINPKVNYSRIMGRHTLKAGYEYQSVSTEIDDFNPKSGTDSYGGRFSKVAGTANNNEQYLADFLFGARSNYQLNSATIVNLRQRMHFFYVQDDWKVSPKLVVNAGLRYEYGTPQWAQDNILSNFDPISNKLIQAQDGGIYDRSLVHPDRNNFAPRLGIAYTLRPKTVIRSAYGISFIHFNRMGGENLLSYNLPNILNPSIDQAPSTASSAPLALCTSTSQVPGTCFRTTEMGYPDNFLSLSNVKQINVRANYIPADYRTSYIQNWHFTIQQELAKDFVLDLGYVGTRGVGLMILGDYNQARVNSDGTSLQARRPNQSFGLIQIAFGGGYLNYHAFQAKLEKRFSGGFYLLNSFTWSKAIDNASGHLEASNGDNSRVNFRNLPGERGVSGYDQPFNNTTTVVYDLPFGKNQKFGSGWNKPTDYVLGGWRLTGINTMASGNPVNLSYSPASDFQVSGSPTYRPNVTGDPMMPEAQRDRLHWLNPATVSAPTDRTQPFGNAGRNIARAPSLYQLDLGLHKDFPITERFKVSFRTEAFNLFNKTNFGPPNANISNTNFGTITSTYPARQLQFGLKALF; this is encoded by the coding sequence ATGAACACACTCAAGGTCTCTCTCAAAACAGCGCTGACTGCCGCGCTCGCGGCGATCCTCCTGTCAGCTACCCTTCTGGCTCAGTTCGACACCGCAACCGTGCTCGGCACGATCCGCGATACGTCGCGGCTTCCGGTGCATGGCAGCACCGTCACGGTGACGAACACGCAAACCGGTGTCTCCCAAACGGCGGAGACGAACGAGTCGGGTGACTATCAGTTCTTTAACCTCAAGGCCGGCACCTACACAGTGTCCGCCGAAGCCAAGGGCTTCAAGCGCGTCACCGCCGCCCAGTTCACGGTGAACGTGAACGCCCGCCAGCGCGTGGACCTGGAACTGCCCGTCGGCACGGTGACCGAGACGGTGGACGTCACGGCTGCCGCCGCACAACTCGAAACCGATACCAGCTCCCGCGGTACGGTCGTCGGCAACCAGCAGATCGTGAACCTGCCGCTGAACGGGCGCGCCTACGCCGACCTGGCGTTGCTGGTGCCCGGCGTCCGCAAGTCCGATCTGGCCAATGGCAGCACGCCGCGCGACGCCTCGTTCAACGTGAACGGCATGCGCAGCTCGCAGAACAACTTCGTCGTCGACGGCGTGGACAACAACGCCTACGGCACTTCGAACCAGGGGTTCTCCAACCAGGTGGTGCAGCCGTCACCCGACGCCGTGCAGGAGTTCCGCGTCGAAACCAGCAACTACAGCGCTGAGTTCGGCCGCGCCGGCGGCGCGATCGTGAACGTCAGCATCAAGAGCGGCTCCAACGACTATCACGGGTCCGTCTACGAGTTCCTCCGCAACACCTCGCTGAATGCGACGGGCTTCATCAAGCCAGTGCAGAACCAGAAGCCGGTGCTGATCCAGAACCAGTACGGTGGTGCGTTCGGCGGAGCGATCAAGAAGGACAAGGCGTTCTTCTTCGCCGACTTCGAAGGCTACCGCCGCGTGGAAAAGACCATCATGTTCGCCACCATCCCCACGGTGGATCAGAAGAACGGCATCTTCTCCACCACGGTGCAGAACCCCTTCACCGGCGCCGTTTATAGCCCCGGCCAGTTGCCCTCCGCGCAGATCAGTAAGTTTGCCAGCACCGTGCTCGGTGCTCTGCCGGCTCCGAACCTGCCGGGTCTTTCGAACAACTACCAGTCGCTGCCCACCCAGCCGACGAACGTCGACAAGGGCGACGGCCGCTACGATCAGTACTTCGGATCGAAGCTGACGGGCTTTGTCCGCTACAGCCACCGCCTCTCGCAGCAGCAGGTTCCCGCGGCGATTCCGGGTCTGTCGGGCGGCAACAGCAACGGCGATGTGCGTGTGCTGAACTACCAGACCGCGGGCGGCATCACCTACACGATGAGCCCCACCTCCGTCATCGAGTTCCGCATCGGCGTCGGCAAGACCGAGGGCGGCAAGACCCCCTGGTTCGTCGGCCAGCCCAGCGTGGCGACGCAGCTCGGGCTGCCCAACTACCCCACCGACAAGCGCTTCACCGGCGGTCTATATCCGCAGTCCATCAGCGGCTACGCACAGCTTGGCGTGCAGGGCAGCAACCCTCAGTTCCAGAACCCCTTCCTGATCAACCCCAAGGTGAACTACTCGCGCATCATGGGCCGCCATACGCTGAAGGCCGGCTACGAGTACCAGAGCGTCAGCACCGAGATCGACGACTTCAACCCGAAGTCGGGCACCGATAGCTACGGCGGCCGCTTCAGCAAGGTCGCCGGCACCGCCAACAACAACGAGCAGTATCTGGCCGACTTCTTGTTCGGCGCCCGCAGCAACTACCAGCTCAACAGCGCCACCATCGTGAATCTGCGCCAGCGCATGCACTTCTTCTATGTGCAGGACGACTGGAAGGTGAGCCCCAAGCTCGTGGTGAATGCCGGCCTCCGCTATGAGTACGGCACGCCGCAGTGGGCGCAGGACAACATCCTGTCCAACTTCGACCCCATCTCGAACAAGCTGATCCAGGCGCAGGACGGCGGCATCTACGACCGCTCGCTCGTTCACCCGGACCGCAACAACTTTGCCCCGCGCCTCGGCATTGCCTACACGCTGCGGCCCAAAACGGTCATCCGCTCGGCCTATGGCATCAGCTTCATCCACTTCAATCGCATGGGCGGCGAGAATCTGCTGTCGTACAACCTGCCGAATATTCTGAACCCGTCCATCGATCAGGCGCCCAGCACGGCCTCCTCTGCTCCTCTAGCGCTCTGCACCAGCACCTCCCAGGTGCCTGGCACCTGCTTCCGCACTACCGAGATGGGCTACCCGGACAACTTCCTGTCGCTCTCGAACGTGAAGCAGATCAATGTCCGCGCTAACTACATCCCGGCGGACTATCGCACCAGCTACATCCAGAACTGGCACTTCACCATTCAGCAGGAGCTGGCCAAGGACTTCGTGCTCGACCTGGGTTATGTCGGCACGCGCGGCGTCGGCCTGATGATTCTGGGCGACTACAATCAGGCTCGTGTGAACAGCGATGGCACCAGCCTGCAGGCGCGCCGGCCCAATCAGTCCTTCGGTCTGATCCAGATCGCCTTCGGTGGCGGGTACCTGAACTACCACGCCTTCCAGGCCAAGCTGGAGAAGCGCTTCAGCGGCGGCTTCTACCTGTTGAACTCGTTCACCTGGTCGAAGGCCATCGACAACGCCAGCGGCCACCTGGAAGCGAGCAACGGCGACAACTCCCGCGTGAACTTCCGCAATCTGCCCGGGGAACGTGGCGTATCCGGTTACGACCAGCCGTTCAACAACACGACTACCGTGGTCTACGACTTGCCCTTCGGCAAGAACCAGAAGTTCGGTTCCGGCTGGAACAAACCCACCGACTACGTTCTTGGTGGTTGGCGCCTCACCGGCATCAATACGATGGCCAGCGGCAATCCAGTGAACCTCAGCTACAGCCCGGCGTCGGACTTCCAGGTGAGCGGCTCGCCCACTTACCGGCCCAACGTCACCGGCGACCCGATGATGCCCGAAGCGCAGCGCGACCGCCTGCACTGGCTGAATCCGGCCACTGTCAGCGCACCGACGGATCGTACGCAGCCCTTCGGCAATGCGGGCCGCAACATCGCCCGCGCGCCGTCTCTCTATCAGCTTGACCTGGGTCTCCACAAGGACTTCCCGATCACTGAGCGGTTCAAGGTTTCATTCCGCACCGAAGCGTTCAACCTCTTCAACAAGACGAACTTCGGGCCGCCGAACGCGAACATCTCGAACACCAACTTCGGCACCATCACCAGCACCTATCCGGCCCGTCAGCTGCAGTTTGGCCTGAAGGCCCTATTCTAA